One window of Cydia fagiglandana chromosome 19, ilCydFagi1.1, whole genome shotgun sequence genomic DNA carries:
- the LOC134673713 gene encoding GATA zinc finger domain-containing protein 14-like, translated as MYFVILILLVSTSASDFSQNFNYEPRQERFERPFINPPAQPNYRSRHESVQYNGQNAHVNLNQHEQLHSDSNVRRWNGNPNEGNIQENFNSQRQFHETNNREIFSSDRNERNRNENPNQGIPYGQFEPNNRAFSSNGRNERRFQEGNPGNSHVNSNDREPFNTQNNRGISDNDSSNINYNSQGRSHDNTGSVDINMAFDGRGNQNRREQSNLNIPRQSFNINNEYSNRDVANNRSSSRDSNRDEKYNQNVLNARRQQDEITMDDYNKVTQNNHRHSNNQSNNGIVPFINNLSNNTNQIRNQSANKNHRNSGFRQTDQRTKTVIENEVTEIPLSSEDKANRTMNKDEWVWGIEETTTMAPVTLDDRAAFSGDHCATGYVRFKGTCVPED; from the exons ATGTATTTTGTCATTTTAATTTTGCTAGTGTCTACTTCTGCGAGTGATTTTtcacaaaattttaattatgaGCCACGTCAAGAAAGATTTGAACGGCCATTTATCAATCCGCCTGCACAACCTAATTATAGAAGTAGACATGAAAGTGTTCAATATAATGGACAAAATGCTCACGTGAATTTAAACCAACATGAACAACTTCATAGTGACAGTAATGTCAGGAGATGGAATGGAAATCCGAATGAAGGTAATATTCAAGAGAATTTTAATAGCCAAAGGCAATTTCATGAAACAAATAATAGAGAAATATTTTCTAGTGACAGAAATGAGAGAAATAGGAACGAAAATCCAAATCAAGGTATACCTTATGGGCAATTTGAACCAAATAACAGAGCATTTAGTTCTAATGGTAGAAATGAGAGAAGATTCCAAGAGGGGAACCCAGGGAACTCTCATGTAAATTCAAATGACCGTGAACCATTTAATACGCAAAACAATAGAG GTATAAGTGATAATGACTCTAGTAATATAAATTACAATAGTCAAGGACGCTCACATGATAACACAGGAAGCGTGGATATCAACATGGCTTTTGATGGACGGGGCAATCAAAATAGACGTGAACAAAGCAATTTAAACATACCACGTCAAAGTTTTAACATCAACAATGAATACTCTAACAGAGATGTCGCTAATAATAGAAGTAGCAGTAGGGATAGTAATAGAGATGAAAAATACAATCAGAACGTTTTGAATGCGCGTAGGCAACAAGATGAAATCACAATGGATGATTATAACAAAGTCACACAGAATAACCACAGACATTCGAACAACCAAAGCAACAACGGTATAGTTCCGTTTATAAATAATCTAAGTAACAATACAAATCAAATCAGAAATCAGAGTGCAAATAAAAATCACAGGAATTCCGGATTCAGACAAACcgatcaaagaacgaaaacTGTAATAGAAAACGAAGTTACAGAGATACCTTTGAGTAGCGAGGACAAAGCAAACAGGACTATGAATAAAGATGAGTGGGTGTGGGGTATAGAGGAAACTACTACGATGGCCCCAGTGACTTTGGACGACAGGGCAGCGTTCAGCGGGGACCACTGTGCGACTGGGTATGTGAGGTTTAAGGGAACGTGTGTACCTGAAGATTAG